From Miscanthus floridulus cultivar M001 chromosome 15, ASM1932011v1, whole genome shotgun sequence, the proteins below share one genomic window:
- the LOC136506491 gene encoding luminal-binding protein 4-like, with amino-acid sequence MAAGGRRPAVTLPAVLILVCVLVATAPGLQMLLDEDPSTYPDSRPREFWYRRGEVVVIDLGNTNSCVAGYTGSAKTTDDDTMFQFCIPSWVAFTDNGTSLVGEAAKNHAAANPEATIFGFKRLLGLRRNRWYDEDIVQGAIQRVPYKIGTRDYDTAIVQVTASDGSVKQLEFSEVASMVVAELKNKTEEYLGRTVEYAVMTIPQHFAAAHSGEAEYAGKMAGLDVVWTVTEPTAAAVAHGLHTKLRERGTALVLRVGGGSSDASLVVLLDGRFQVFGYRMDNFLGGDDFDDRVVDYFAKRIKLKHGVDISQDRIGLGKLRAACENAKKALSSQDHVQVIVESLVDGVDFSEPLSRSEFEELNDDLFRKVMNLVETAMVNRGGIKWSKSKIGEIVMVGGSAVIPRIQNLVRDYFDGREPNIRRKPDEAMALGAALYVHSL; translated from the exons ATGGCTGCTGGCGGTCGCCGCCCGGCGGTAACTCTGCCGGCGGTGCTCATCCTCGTATGCGTGCTGGTGGCCACGGCGCCCGGGCTCCAAATGCTCCTTGACGAGGACCCAAGTACGTACCCCGACAGTAGGCCGAGGGAGTTCTGGTACCGGCGCGGAGAAGTGGTCGTCATCGATCTAGGCAACACCAACTCTTGCGTCGCAGGCTACACCGGCTCCGCCAAGACGACCGACGACGACACCATGTTCCAGTTCTGCATCCCCTCCTGGGTCGCCTTCACCGACAACGGCACTTCCCTCGTCGGCGAGGCCGCCAAGAACCACGCCGCCGCCAACCCCGAGGCCACCATCTTCGGTTTCAAACGCTTGCTCGGGCTAAG GCGAAACCGCTGGTACGACGAGGACATCGTGCAGGGAGCCATCCAGCGCGTGCCGTACAAGATCGGTACAAGAGATTACGACACGGCGATCGTCCAAGTGACGGCCAGCGATGGTTCAGTCAAGCAGCTCGAGTTCAGCGAGGTCGCGTCCATGGTAGTGGCCGAGCTCAAGAACAAGACCGAGGAGTACCTCGGCCGCACGGTCGAGTACGCCGTCATGACCATCCCGCAGCATTTCGCCGCGGCACACAGCGGGGAGGCTGAGTACGCCGGCAAGATGGCCGGGCTGGACGTCGTCTGGACGGTCACAGAGCCGACCGCTGCTGCCGTCGCTCACGGCCTGCACACGAAGCTGCGCGAGCGCGGCACTGCGCTTGTCTTGCGTGTCGGTGGCGGCTCGTCCGACGCGAGCCTTGTGGTGCTGCTGGACGGCAGGTTTCAAGTCTTTGGGTATCGGATGGACAATTTCCTTGGAGGAGACGATTTTGACGACAGGGTCGTGGACTACTTCGCCAAGCGCATCAAGCTGAAGCACGGAGTGGATATCAGTCAGGACAGGATCGGTCTAGGCAAATTGAGGGCGGCATGTGAGAATGCCAAGAAGGCATTGAGCAGTCAAGATCATGTCCAGGTGATTGTTGAGTCCCTCGTTGATGGTGTCGATTTCTCGGAGCCGCTCTCACGGTCGGAGTTTGAGGAACTGAATGATGATCTGTTCCGCAAAGTCATGAACTTGGTGGAAACAGCCATGGTGAACAGAGGTGGTATAAAGTGGAGCAAGAGCAAGATCGGTGAGATTGTTATGGTCGGTGGGAGTGCCGTGATACCCAGGATTCAAAACCTCGTCAGGGATTACTTTGATGGAAGGGAGCCTAACATACGGAGGAAACCGGATGAAGCGATGGCTCTTGGAGCTGCACTTTACGTCCATTCTCTTTAG